Below is a genomic region from Elusimicrobiota bacterium.
GTGATGGATTTTTTGCGGCGGGAGGACCTTGGCGGGTTGGCCGATGGGAAGATAGCGATAGACGGGGAAAGGGTGTTCGCCCTGGTGCAGCGCTATGAAACGGTGATAACGACCGCCCCTAAGTTTGAATGCCATAGGAAGTATATTGATATCCAGTATATCGCGTCAGGTTCGGAAATTATAGGCTGGGTGCCGTTGGAGAGGCTGGATATTACCGAGGCCTATGATGCGGACAAGGATGCCTGCTTCGGTACGGTGATGAAC
It encodes:
- a CDS encoding YhcH/YjgK/YiaL family protein, with product MIVTDIKSFGRQGIGPGGMAKVMDFLRREDLGGLADGKIAIDGERVFALVQRYETVITTAPKFECHRKYIDIQYIASGSEIIGWVPLERLDITEAYDADKDACFGTVMNGGWTPVHLQAGELAVFYPEDGHAPKMAVNSPSPVMKIVIKIAVELINPG